In one Kitasatospora cineracea genomic region, the following are encoded:
- a CDS encoding FtsK/SpoIIIE domain-containing protein, whose amino-acid sequence MSELLTLAEVGGPLAAVAGGVGYARAKAPALYWSAIGLPVTAARFSATYGSTMDACGLTVEPSRLRVLITRATTRREIRPVPPKIRRVRPTSTGLRVRLRLAPGQEPADVAASAERLRHAWGVHAVHVSVVKPGVIELRMTGFDVLRRVRMPRRLPAGELLVSVALREDGTAFVRNYRAVPHCLTLGATLTGKSVYQRNLITRLARLNVALVGIDCKFGVELAPFTPRLSALATDSGQASSLLDKLVDEMEARYDLIRSHQGIPGSVPDDEITSDIWGLPAEIRPVPLVLIVDEIAELFLVATRKDEERRDHMVTQLIRLAQLGRAAGMFVEACGQRFGSELGKGATMLRAQLTGRVVHRVNDVETARMGLADISPEAVLAATQIVPEMPGVAVAGDSSGGWSRIRTPHMSLADAARICRETARLAPELPSLAAFRPYVPPVNTPADGPSLVKPRPVTG is encoded by the coding sequence GTGTCCGAGCTGCTGACCCTGGCCGAAGTGGGTGGCCCGCTGGCCGCTGTCGCCGGCGGTGTGGGGTACGCGCGGGCCAAGGCTCCGGCCCTCTACTGGTCGGCGATCGGTCTGCCGGTCACGGCGGCCCGGTTCTCCGCCACCTACGGCAGCACCATGGACGCCTGCGGCCTGACGGTCGAGCCGTCCCGGCTGCGGGTACTGATCACCCGGGCGACCACCCGGCGGGAGATCCGTCCCGTTCCGCCGAAGATCCGGCGGGTTCGGCCGACTTCGACGGGCCTGCGGGTCCGGCTGCGGCTGGCTCCCGGACAGGAACCGGCGGACGTGGCTGCCTCGGCGGAGCGTCTGCGGCACGCCTGGGGTGTTCACGCCGTGCACGTCTCGGTGGTGAAGCCCGGTGTGATCGAGCTGCGGATGACGGGCTTCGACGTGCTCCGCAGGGTGCGGATGCCGCGCCGACTGCCGGCCGGTGAGCTGCTGGTCTCGGTGGCCCTCCGGGAGGACGGCACGGCCTTCGTCCGGAACTACCGGGCGGTGCCGCACTGCCTGACCCTGGGTGCGACGCTCACCGGCAAGTCGGTGTACCAGCGGAACCTGATCACCAGGCTCGCCCGGCTGAACGTGGCACTCGTGGGGATCGACTGCAAGTTCGGTGTCGAGCTAGCCCCGTTCACACCCCGGCTGTCTGCTCTGGCCACGGACTCCGGTCAGGCAAGTTCTCTGCTGGACAAGCTCGTTGACGAGATGGAAGCGCGTTACGACCTGATCCGCAGCCACCAGGGCATTCCGGGCTCGGTGCCGGACGACGAGATCACGTCGGACATCTGGGGCCTGCCCGCCGAGATCCGGCCCGTTCCGCTGGTGCTCATCGTGGACGAGATCGCCGAGCTGTTCCTCGTCGCCACCCGCAAGGACGAAGAGCGGCGCGACCACATGGTCACCCAGTTGATCCGCCTCGCCCAACTCGGCCGCGCCGCAGGAATGTTCGTGGAAGCCTGCGGCCAGCGTTTCGGCTCCGAGCTGGGCAAGGGCGCCACCATGCTGCGCGCTCAGCTCACCGGCCGGGTGGTGCACCGGGTCAACGACGTGGAGACCGCGCGGATGGGCCTGGCGGACATCTCGCCCGAGGCGGTGCTCGCCGCTACGCAGATCGTCCCGGAGATGCCCGGTGTCGCGGTGGCCGGTGACTCCTCCGGCGGCTGGTCCCGCATCCGTACCCCGCACATGTCCCTCGCGGACGCTGCCCGGATCTGCCGGGAGACTGCTCGTCTGGCGCCCGAACTGCCCTCTCTGGCCGCGTTCCGCCCCTACGTCCCGCCGGTGAACACCCCGGCCGACGGCCCCTCGCTGGTCAAGCCCCGTCCCGTCACCGGCTGA
- a CDS encoding mobile element transfer protein: MSRPIRLRNVFRIGPVQVGTYFDNRGREKHTAACTAPRCGFSADYDSRAAAEIAARTHRCTIR; this comes from the coding sequence ATGTCCCGCCCGATCCGCCTGCGCAACGTGTTCCGCATCGGCCCCGTCCAGGTCGGCACCTACTTCGACAACCGCGGCCGCGAGAAGCACACCGCCGCCTGCACCGCCCCGCGCTGCGGCTTCTCCGCCGACTACGACTCCCGCGCCGCCGCCGAGATCGCCGCCCGCACCCACCGCTGCACCATCCGCTGA
- a CDS encoding D-alanyl-D-alanine carboxypeptidase family protein: protein MSVHQKSELEVGAGRGRVSRRGVVGVVGALLAVGVGGGVVSVLPGGGPGPEAVGRGGVVPGLRLSDAAAGLDLPWPVEGQTAVAVAGAGVLGLRGAQQPVPIASVTKVMTARVVLRDHPLAEGEDGPMIAVDEQAAAEAASPGESTAPVRAGQRLSLRKLLEVMLLPSANNVARLLARWDAGSQEAFVARMNAEAARLGMTGTTYTGASGVEESTVSTAVDQLVLAREAMKDPVLRATVALRSTTLPGRDEPLRNTNTLLGRPGVVGLKTGSGTAAGGNLMWAMEVPDGKGGQGRRLVYGVVLGQHARTTPAEGLRAVLESSGQFVEALQQKLPGVLAALASEQREWA, encoded by the coding sequence GTGTCCGTTCACCAGAAATCCGAACTCGAGGTCGGGGCCGGCCGGGGGCGGGTGTCCCGGCGCGGGGTGGTGGGGGTGGTGGGGGCGCTGCTGGCCGTGGGGGTCGGCGGCGGGGTGGTGTCGGTCCTTCCGGGCGGAGGGCCGGGGCCGGAGGCGGTGGGGCGGGGCGGAGTGGTGCCGGGGCTCCGGTTGTCCGATGCCGCGGCCGGGCTGGATCTGCCGTGGCCGGTCGAGGGGCAGACGGCGGTGGCGGTCGCTGGTGCGGGGGTGCTGGGGCTGCGGGGGGCGCAGCAGCCGGTGCCGATCGCCAGTGTCACGAAGGTGATGACCGCGCGCGTCGTGCTCCGGGACCATCCGCTCGCGGAGGGCGAGGACGGTCCGATGATCGCGGTGGACGAGCAGGCTGCGGCGGAGGCCGCCTCGCCGGGTGAGTCGACGGCTCCGGTCCGGGCGGGGCAGCGGCTCTCCCTGCGCAAGCTGCTGGAGGTGATGCTGCTGCCGTCCGCGAACAACGTGGCCCGGCTGCTGGCCCGTTGGGACGCGGGCAGTCAGGAGGCGTTCGTGGCGCGGATGAACGCGGAGGCGGCCCGGTTGGGGATGACGGGCACGACGTACACCGGGGCGAGCGGGGTCGAGGAGAGCACCGTGTCCACGGCCGTCGACCAGTTGGTGCTGGCCCGCGAGGCGATGAAGGACCCGGTGCTGCGGGCCACCGTGGCGCTGCGCAGCACCACGCTGCCGGGGCGGGACGAGCCGTTGCGGAACACCAACACGCTGCTCGGCCGGCCCGGGGTGGTCGGGTTGAAGACCGGTTCGGGCACGGCGGCGGGCGGCAACCTGATGTGGGCCATGGAGGTACCGGACGGCAAGGGCGGGCAGGGGCGCCGGCTGGTCTACGGGGTGGTGCTCGGCCAGCACGCCCGCACCACCCCGGCCGAGGGGCTGCGGGCCGTGCTGGAGAGCAGCGGGCAGTTCGTCGAGGCGTTGCAGCAGAAGCTGCCGGGTGTGCTGGCCGCGCTCGCCAGTGAGCAGCGGGAGTGGGCGTGA
- a CDS encoding YbaK/EbsC family protein yields MTEATALLPRPARPDGGPAPADPAGPPPAEALLGRLLAGTPHRVIDHPPEGRTDLASALRGHTQAQAAKCIVVRVKLTGRTVRYGLAVVRGDDRVDLDAVRRALGGNRAGFADRATAERITGCVSGAVVPFAFHSDLHLLADPDLLDQEEIYFNAARLDRSVAMSPALYRRLAAPRIERIAERPDPVPPGTYHPPPGAKTDR; encoded by the coding sequence ATGACCGAGGCGACCGCGCTGCTGCCGCGACCCGCCCGGCCCGACGGCGGCCCGGCACCGGCGGACCCCGCCGGACCGCCCCCGGCGGAGGCCCTGCTGGGCCGGCTGCTGGCCGGCACCCCGCACCGGGTGATCGACCACCCGCCGGAGGGCCGCACCGACCTGGCCAGCGCCCTGCGCGGGCACACCCAGGCCCAGGCCGCCAAGTGCATCGTGGTCCGGGTCAAGCTCACCGGGCGGACGGTGCGCTACGGCCTGGCCGTGGTCCGCGGCGACGACCGGGTCGACCTGGACGCCGTCCGCCGGGCCCTCGGCGGCAACCGGGCCGGCTTCGCGGACCGGGCCACCGCCGAACGCATCACCGGCTGCGTCAGCGGCGCGGTCGTCCCGTTCGCCTTCCACTCGGACCTGCACCTGCTGGCCGACCCCGACCTGCTCGACCAGGAGGAGATCTACTTCAACGCCGCCCGCCTCGACCGCTCGGTGGCGATGTCCCCGGCCCTCTACCGGCGGCTCGCCGCCCCCCGGATCGAACGGATCGCGGAACGCCCCGACCCCGTGCCACCAGGCACTTATCACCCCCCACCGGGGGCGAAAACAGATCGATAA
- a CDS encoding excisionase family DNA-binding protein, with product MAEQLLTVEKVARLLGTWETSGERFPRRLIAERRIAFVKIGRHVRIPESAVTAYIAARTVQPITARRAGQRRAA from the coding sequence GTGGCTGAACAGCTCCTCACGGTCGAGAAGGTCGCCCGGCTGCTCGGGACCTGGGAGACCAGCGGCGAGCGGTTCCCCCGCCGCCTCATCGCCGAACGGCGCATCGCGTTCGTCAAGATCGGCCGCCACGTCCGCATCCCTGAGTCCGCCGTGACCGCCTACATCGCCGCGCGCACCGTCCAGCCGATCACCGCCCGCCGCGCCGGCCAGAGGCGGGCCGCCTGA
- a CDS encoding sensor histidine kinase encodes MATRPFDPRSLRWKAAALVVLACCATAAVIGLLVHRSTADRGERTGHERAVARLAAAEKEFARTGERPDAADLSSPAELPAPLAGAVADLRAPETYAFWYDVKAPNWYWLWAAVPVDDHRVLTVRTDLSGEVRGLQLLDRSMVTAGLAALLVVVPGAVLAAEQVNRRLRHGSRTARRIAGGDLDARIGRRGRARDEITEMSAAVDAMAAALQGRLAAEKRFTADVAHELRTPLMGLVTAAGLLPEDDEAAGLVRTQVATLRGLVEDLLEVSRLDAGAERVRLDEVPLGELVAHAVGQAGGATRLRTADAAVVRTDPRRVERIVANLVANAHRHGAAPVEVAVEGCRVTVRDHGPGFPADLLAHGPQRFRTGAAERGQGHGLGLTIAVGQAEVLGARLVFADAPGGGALAALDLAGPGTAGTVSP; translated from the coding sequence GTGGCCACCCGTCCGTTCGACCCGCGCTCCCTGCGCTGGAAGGCCGCCGCCCTGGTGGTGCTCGCCTGCTGCGCGACCGCCGCCGTGATCGGCCTGCTCGTCCACCGGTCGACCGCGGACCGCGGCGAACGGACCGGGCACGAGCGGGCGGTGGCCCGACTGGCGGCGGCGGAGAAGGAGTTCGCCCGCACCGGGGAGCGTCCGGACGCCGCCGACCTGAGCTCCCCGGCCGAGCTGCCCGCCCCGCTGGCCGGGGCCGTCGCCGACCTGCGGGCCCCCGAGACGTACGCCTTCTGGTACGACGTGAAGGCGCCGAACTGGTACTGGCTGTGGGCGGCCGTCCCGGTCGACGACCACCGGGTGCTGACCGTCCGCACCGACCTGAGCGGCGAGGTGCGCGGCCTCCAGTTGCTGGACCGCAGCATGGTCACGGCCGGGCTCGCCGCGCTCCTCGTCGTGGTGCCCGGCGCGGTGCTCGCGGCCGAGCAGGTGAACCGGCGGCTGCGGCACGGCTCCCGCACCGCCCGCCGGATCGCCGGCGGCGACCTGGACGCCCGGATCGGCCGCCGCGGCCGGGCCCGCGACGAGATCACCGAGATGTCGGCGGCCGTGGACGCGATGGCCGCGGCCCTGCAGGGGCGGCTGGCCGCGGAGAAGCGCTTCACCGCCGACGTCGCCCACGAGCTGCGCACCCCGCTGATGGGCCTGGTCACGGCCGCCGGCCTGCTGCCCGAGGACGACGAGGCGGCCGGCCTGGTCCGCACCCAGGTCGCCACCCTGCGCGGCCTGGTCGAGGACCTGCTGGAGGTGTCCCGGCTGGACGCGGGCGCCGAGCGGGTCCGGCTGGACGAGGTGCCGCTGGGGGAACTGGTCGCCCACGCGGTCGGGCAGGCCGGCGGCGCCACCCGGCTGCGGACGGCGGACGCCGCCGTGGTCCGCACCGATCCGCGCCGGGTCGAGCGGATCGTCGCCAACCTGGTCGCCAACGCGCACCGGCACGGCGCGGCCCCGGTCGAGGTGGCCGTCGAGGGCTGCCGGGTCACCGTGCGCGACCACGGCCCCGGCTTCCCGGCCGACCTGCTCGCGCACGGCCCGCAGCGCTTCCGCACCGGCGCCGCCGAGCGCGGCCAGGGCCACGGCCTCGGCCTGACCATCGCGGTGGGCCAGGCCGAGGTGCTCGGCGCCCGCCTGGTGTTCGCCGACGCCCCGGGCGGCGGGGCCCTCGCCGCCCTCGACCTCGCCGGGCCCGGCACGGCGGGAACGGTTTCGCCCTAG
- a CDS encoding tyrosine-type recombinase/integrase has translation MANSKNNRRRFGSVRRLPSGRWQIRYPDPVTGQLRPGEKTYDTKTDAEVALSVLEAAIVEDRWTDPDAGKVNFGEYAARWLKERKLEETTRERYETVFRLHIVPVLGPKFLVQITSARVRSWRTGLLESGVGEPSVVKAYQMLRAIMNTAVDDELIKRNPCRIKGADTYDVPERPVLSVPEVFAVADAIAPRWRALVLVTAFTTLRFGELAALRRRDVDLDARLLLVRRNQAELYSGKLYDKAPKSRAGFRPVAFPASIVDTLRHHLEHFAGQGPNGHLFIGPRGGRLRRSNFRDDWSAAKAKAKVSADVHFHDLRHTGNTLASQSGASTKELMTRMGHSTARAALIYQHMTSDRDRAIADRMGEMVRQELEKQDPPEQSGTGVAQDD, from the coding sequence ATGGCCAACAGCAAGAACAACCGGCGCCGCTTCGGCTCGGTCCGCCGGCTGCCCTCCGGGCGCTGGCAGATCCGCTACCCGGACCCGGTCACCGGGCAGCTCCGCCCGGGCGAGAAGACGTACGACACCAAGACCGACGCCGAGGTCGCGCTGTCCGTACTTGAGGCGGCCATCGTGGAGGACCGCTGGACCGATCCGGACGCCGGGAAGGTGAACTTCGGCGAGTACGCGGCCCGGTGGCTCAAGGAACGGAAGCTGGAGGAGACCACGCGGGAGCGGTATGAGACGGTGTTCCGACTGCACATCGTGCCCGTCCTCGGACCGAAGTTCCTCGTACAGATCACTTCGGCACGGGTGCGGTCCTGGCGAACCGGACTCCTGGAGTCGGGAGTCGGGGAACCGAGCGTGGTCAAGGCGTACCAGATGCTGCGGGCCATCATGAACACCGCCGTGGATGACGAACTGATCAAGCGCAACCCGTGCCGGATCAAGGGCGCCGACACCTACGACGTTCCCGAACGGCCGGTCCTGTCCGTCCCCGAGGTGTTCGCCGTGGCTGACGCCATCGCACCCCGGTGGCGCGCGCTGGTCCTGGTCACCGCCTTCACCACGCTGCGGTTCGGCGAGTTGGCCGCTCTCCGCCGGCGGGACGTCGACCTGGACGCGCGGCTCCTCCTGGTCCGCCGGAACCAGGCAGAGCTGTACAGCGGGAAGCTCTACGACAAGGCGCCCAAGAGCCGCGCCGGATTCCGCCCGGTCGCCTTCCCGGCCTCGATCGTGGACACCCTCCGCCACCACCTGGAGCACTTCGCGGGCCAGGGTCCGAACGGCCACCTGTTCATCGGGCCGCGCGGAGGCCGGCTGCGCCGGAGCAACTTCCGGGACGACTGGAGCGCCGCGAAGGCGAAGGCGAAGGTCTCGGCGGACGTGCACTTCCACGATCTGCGCCACACCGGGAACACCCTCGCCTCGCAGAGCGGTGCCAGCACGAAGGAACTCATGACCCGGATGGGACACAGCACCGCGCGGGCCGCCCTGATCTACCAGCACATGACCAGCGACCGCGACCGTGCCATCGCCGACAGGATGGGCGAGATGGTCCGACAGGAGCTTGAGAAGCAGGACCCGCCTGAGCAATCTGGCACGGGCGTGGCACAGGACGACTGA
- a CDS encoding putative quinol monooxygenase, producing the protein MTSGFGLMVRFELRDDAAAAAFDDLVEQTLAGIKALEPGTLAYVVHAVPEEPKVRVFYELYADRDAFDQHEQQPHTKHFLAQREQYLSGVDVTFLSATAGKGPVAA; encoded by the coding sequence ATGACCAGCGGCTTTGGCCTGATGGTCCGTTTTGAGCTGCGCGATGATGCGGCCGCTGCGGCCTTTGACGACTTGGTGGAGCAGACGCTCGCCGGCATCAAGGCCCTGGAACCCGGGACGCTCGCCTACGTCGTCCACGCGGTCCCGGAGGAGCCCAAGGTCCGGGTGTTCTACGAGCTGTACGCAGACCGGGACGCCTTCGACCAGCACGAGCAGCAGCCTCACACCAAGCACTTCCTCGCCCAGCGCGAGCAGTACCTGTCCGGCGTGGACGTGACCTTCCTGTCCGCCACGGCAGGGAAGGGGCCGGTGGCGGCGTGA
- a CDS encoding replication initiator — translation MTATAPPPIADLTALASLGTMPALMRQLAGLGGCGRPIRLDGHRTEVHTGTGEILHHLDSAALAAGHLLVRCNNRRTTRCPACAETYRRDTYHLITAGLTGGKGTPTTVTAHPRVFATFTAPGFGAVHNRPSTGRCRCGAQHPDSAVELGTPINPDTYDYRSAVLWNAHAGKIWARFSIYLRREVAKRAGLSQREFREYARISFAKVAEYQKRGAVHFHAVIRLDGPEGGATPPPAWATPDLLADAIRAAAGAAEIPGPVLDGTAHTFAFGKQLDIRTIKSADFAAGSALTERAVAAYIAKYATKGAESATGTLDRPVKLLAELAHLDISEHARRLIRTCWTLGARPELEDLRLRAWAHMLGFRGHFSTKTRRYSTTLGALREARAAWRRAEAFGAEMPAPTGTAAPADEPTTLVLAHWTFAGVGLTPGERWLAEALTPAPGTEGEPTRG, via the coding sequence ATGACCGCCACAGCACCGCCGCCGATCGCCGACCTGACCGCCTTAGCCTCCCTCGGCACCATGCCCGCCCTGATGCGGCAGCTCGCCGGGCTCGGGGGTTGCGGACGGCCCATCCGCCTCGACGGCCACCGGACCGAAGTCCACACCGGTACCGGCGAGATCCTGCACCACCTCGACTCGGCCGCCCTCGCCGCCGGCCACCTGCTCGTGCGCTGCAACAACCGCCGCACCACTCGCTGCCCCGCCTGCGCGGAGACCTACCGGCGCGACACCTATCACCTGATCACCGCCGGGCTCACCGGCGGCAAGGGCACCCCGACCACGGTCACCGCGCACCCCCGCGTCTTCGCCACCTTCACCGCCCCGGGCTTCGGCGCCGTCCACAACCGGCCCTCCACCGGCCGGTGCCGCTGCGGAGCCCAGCACCCGGACAGCGCAGTCGAGTTGGGCACCCCGATCAACCCGGACACCTACGACTACCGGTCCGCCGTGCTCTGGAACGCGCACGCCGGGAAGATTTGGGCCCGGTTCTCGATCTACCTGCGCCGCGAAGTCGCCAAGCGCGCGGGCCTCTCCCAACGGGAGTTTCGCGAGTACGCCCGGATCTCCTTCGCCAAGGTCGCCGAGTACCAGAAGCGCGGTGCCGTCCACTTCCACGCCGTGATCCGCCTCGACGGCCCCGAAGGCGGCGCCACCCCTCCCCCGGCCTGGGCCACCCCCGATCTCCTGGCCGATGCGATCCGAGCCGCCGCCGGCGCCGCCGAGATCCCCGGGCCCGTCCTCGACGGCACGGCCCACACCTTCGCCTTCGGCAAACAGCTCGACATTCGCACCATCAAGTCCGCCGACTTCGCTGCCGGCTCGGCCCTCACCGAACGCGCCGTGGCGGCCTACATCGCCAAGTACGCGACCAAGGGCGCCGAGAGCGCCACCGGCACCCTGGACCGGCCCGTCAAGCTCCTCGCCGAACTCGCGCACCTGGACATCTCCGAGCACGCCCGCCGCCTGATCCGCACCTGCTGGACTCTCGGCGCCCGACCTGAATTGGAAGACCTCCGCCTCCGGGCCTGGGCCCACATGCTTGGCTTCCGGGGCCACTTCTCCACCAAGACGCGCCGCTACTCCACCACCCTCGGCGCCCTCCGCGAAGCCCGCGCCGCCTGGCGCCGTGCCGAAGCCTTCGGCGCCGAAATGCCCGCGCCCACGGGAACCGCGGCTCCGGCCGACGAGCCGACCACCCTCGTCCTCGCCCACTGGACCTTCGCCGGCGTCGGGCTCACCCCCGGCGAACGCTGGCTCGCCGAAGCGCTCACCCCCGCACCCGGAACGGAAGGAGAACCCACCCGTGGCTGA
- a CDS encoding DUF6197 family protein: MPTTVFTPGPLVLTPDASGLIAEIEAYLATFPAPARVLAPYVCPLGSAVQPWNAGFPLLRPTLLDRIAHRPARPTPVTVADHLRLTSRYLNAFGWVQGALWDSAGRVCLLGAQAAVLAHGYGTPTTVHRARHQVMEVLHATGRPVASPDVFNDARTTRQADVHHLLDRASARALSLGI; this comes from the coding sequence ATGCCCACCACCGTTTTCACCCCCGGCCCGCTGGTCCTCACCCCGGACGCCTCCGGCCTGATCGCCGAGATCGAGGCGTACCTGGCCACCTTCCCCGCCCCGGCCCGGGTCCTCGCCCCGTACGTCTGCCCGCTCGGCAGCGCCGTGCAGCCCTGGAACGCCGGCTTCCCGCTGCTCCGTCCGACGCTCCTCGACCGGATCGCCCACCGCCCGGCCCGGCCGACCCCGGTGACCGTCGCCGATCACCTGCGGCTGACCTCTCGCTACCTCAACGCGTTCGGCTGGGTGCAGGGCGCCCTGTGGGACTCCGCCGGCCGGGTCTGCCTCCTGGGTGCACAGGCCGCTGTCCTGGCCCACGGTTACGGCACCCCGACCACCGTCCACCGCGCCCGCCACCAGGTGATGGAAGTCCTGCACGCCACCGGACGGCCCGTCGCCTCCCCGGACGTGTTCAACGACGCCCGGACGACCCGTCAGGCGGACGTGCACCACCTGCTCGACCGGGCCAGCGCCCGCGCCCTGTCCCTCGGTATCTGA
- the cseB gene encoding two-component system response regulator CseB — protein sequence MSATRAADTVGVLVVEDDAVIRRSVQLALERYGYRVDVTGDGLDGLEAFRAGAHDVLILDVMLPGLDGIGLCRRIREESLTPILMMSARGDGLDVVAGLEAGADDYVVKPVDIPVLVARIRSLLRRATFHRGPAGGPPADGRSARGGAPEAPEPAAPADPGLLVFGDLTIDPRGLDVRLAGRSVPLTPTELRLLLVFAEDPGTVLGRSVLLRRVWDYGWEGDTRVVDLCVVRLRKKIGADRIETVRGFGYKLVRD from the coding sequence TTGTCCGCAACCCGGGCGGCCGACACGGTCGGCGTGCTGGTCGTCGAGGACGACGCGGTGATCCGCCGCTCGGTCCAGCTGGCCCTGGAGCGCTACGGGTACCGGGTCGACGTCACCGGCGACGGGCTGGACGGCCTGGAGGCGTTCCGGGCCGGGGCGCACGACGTGCTGATCCTGGACGTGATGCTGCCGGGCCTGGACGGCATCGGCCTGTGCCGGCGCATCCGCGAGGAGTCCCTGACCCCGATCCTGATGATGTCCGCCCGCGGCGACGGCCTCGACGTGGTGGCCGGGCTGGAGGCCGGGGCCGACGACTACGTGGTCAAGCCGGTGGACATCCCGGTGCTCGTCGCCCGGATCCGTTCGCTGCTGCGCCGCGCCACCTTCCACCGCGGGCCCGCCGGCGGGCCCCCGGCGGACGGGCGGAGCGCGCGGGGCGGGGCGCCGGAGGCCCCGGAGCCCGCGGCCCCGGCCGACCCGGGCCTGCTGGTCTTCGGCGACCTGACGATCGACCCGCGCGGCCTGGACGTCCGGCTGGCGGGCCGGAGCGTCCCGCTCACGCCCACCGAGCTGCGCCTGCTGCTGGTCTTCGCCGAGGATCCCGGCACGGTGCTGGGCCGCTCCGTGCTGCTGCGGAGGGTCTGGGACTACGGGTGGGAGGGCGACACCCGGGTGGTCGACCTGTGCGTGGTGCGGCTGCGCAAGAAGATCGGCGCCGACCGGATCGAGACCGTCCGGGGTTTCGGCTACAAGCTGGTCCGGGACTGA
- a CDS encoding DUF2637 domain-containing protein, which translates to MRLPRTDPVLVQAAIAGALSFAHLHDLAQAAGQHGWKAWAYPVSVDLLLVAAWHRMRVLRAVGAPAPAAWTWFGIALTASLGANVATAGLLDLDQVPAWLRILVAGWPALAFFGGTLLAHGSADAGHSAEPEEESELPLYETEIAPPIPTADPGPEPVEAAEPVPALLPAAPPAAPPVAVPAALVEHARKIADDHRTRTGAPIDSDTLRVRLGVPPHFADAITAQLA; encoded by the coding sequence ATGCGACTGCCCCGCACGGACCCGGTACTCGTCCAAGCCGCCATCGCCGGCGCCCTGTCCTTCGCCCACCTCCACGACCTCGCCCAGGCCGCCGGACAGCACGGCTGGAAGGCATGGGCCTACCCCGTCTCGGTTGACCTGCTCCTGGTCGCCGCCTGGCACCGCATGCGCGTCCTGCGGGCCGTCGGCGCCCCGGCCCCGGCCGCCTGGACCTGGTTCGGCATCGCCCTGACCGCTTCGCTCGGGGCCAACGTCGCCACCGCCGGGCTCCTCGACCTCGACCAGGTCCCGGCCTGGCTGCGCATCCTGGTCGCCGGCTGGCCCGCCCTCGCGTTCTTCGGCGGCACCCTGCTCGCCCACGGCTCCGCCGATGCCGGTCACTCGGCCGAACCCGAGGAAGAATCCGAACTCCCGCTCTACGAAACCGAGATCGCACCGCCCATCCCTACGGCCGACCCGGGTCCCGAACCTGTTGAAGCGGCCGAACCGGTGCCCGCGCTCCTGCCCGCCGCGCCTCCGGCGGCTCCGCCCGTGGCAGTTCCCGCCGCGCTGGTGGAGCACGCCCGAAAGATCGCCGACGACCACCGGACCCGAACCGGTGCCCCGATCGACTCGGACACCCTTCGCGTCCGCCTCGGCGTCCCGCCGCACTTCGCCGACGCCATCACCGCCCAACTCGCCTGA
- a CDS encoding endonuclease/exonuclease/phosphatase family protein → MGVSSVGAAGRTGRAGVVAALGWAGLMAGHALVPNGIWRLGSLWETVLPWSGAGVVLLLVVAVVRRSVPAVVAVLAPALVWTVLFAPALVDKRAGGGNLTVVSQNVNEENPDPGRTARALAASGADVLAVEELASRAQEVFRRELAAAYPYAEVRGGVGLWSRYPLEEVEPVEIMPWTRALRATVRTPQGPVAVYAAHLASVRVQPAAGFTTARRDEAAARLAGAVRAERLPRVVVLGDFNGSVGDSALGVLTGPLRSAQEEAGDGFGFTWPASFPVVRIDQVLVRGVAPRAAWTLPGTGSDHLPVAAALRL, encoded by the coding sequence GTGGGCGTGAGCAGCGTGGGCGCGGCCGGGAGGACGGGACGGGCGGGGGTGGTGGCCGCCCTGGGGTGGGCCGGGTTGATGGCGGGGCACGCGCTGGTGCCGAACGGGATCTGGCGGCTCGGGAGCCTGTGGGAGACGGTGCTGCCGTGGTCGGGGGCGGGGGTCGTGCTGCTGCTGGTCGTCGCGGTGGTGCGGCGGTCGGTTCCGGCGGTGGTCGCGGTGCTGGCTCCGGCGCTGGTCTGGACGGTGCTCTTCGCCCCGGCGCTGGTCGACAAACGGGCGGGGGGCGGGAACCTCACGGTGGTCAGCCAGAACGTGAACGAGGAGAACCCCGATCCGGGGCGGACGGCCCGGGCGCTGGCCGCTTCGGGGGCCGACGTGCTGGCGGTGGAGGAGCTGGCGAGCCGGGCGCAGGAGGTGTTCCGGCGCGAGCTGGCCGCGGCCTACCCGTACGCGGAGGTGCGCGGCGGGGTCGGGCTGTGGAGCAGGTACCCGCTGGAGGAGGTGGAGCCGGTGGAGATCATGCCCTGGACCCGGGCCCTGCGGGCGACCGTGCGGACTCCGCAGGGGCCGGTGGCGGTGTACGCGGCGCACCTCGCCTCGGTCCGGGTGCAGCCGGCGGCCGGGTTCACCACGGCGCGGCGCGACGAGGCGGCGGCCCGGCTGGCGGGGGCGGTCCGGGCCGAGCGGCTGCCGCGGGTGGTCGTCCTGGGGGACTTCAACGGCTCGGTCGGCGACTCCGCGCTGGGCGTGCTCACCGGGCCGTTGCGCTCGGCGCAGGAGGAGGCCGGGGACGGTTTCGGCTTCACCTGGCCGGCGTCGTTCCCGGTGGTCCGGATCGACCAGGTCCTGGTGCGGGGCGTCGCGCCGCGCGCGGCGTGGACCCTGCCCGGCACCGGCAGCGACCACCTGCCGGTCGCCGCGGCGCTGCGGCTGTGA